Proteins co-encoded in one Hyla sarda isolate aHylSar1 chromosome 4, aHylSar1.hap1, whole genome shotgun sequence genomic window:
- the LOC130267315 gene encoding ganglioside GM2 activator-like, with protein MALIYQCLVFACLAVVPLVTASGIQVNRLHWRITAINGFSWANCDAETLPGKIKTLTILPDPLLIPGEITVTTILNTSVPLTAPVKIVVTAEKEIMGEWLKIPCMENVGSCTYDDFCDLLDQLIQPGQSCPEPLHTYGLPCHCPFQEGSYYLPVSMFEVPSLSIPSWFSKGNYRVKVVVSHEGQEIGCGKITFSLAGSYL; from the exons ATGGCACTCATATATCAGTGTCTGGTCTTTGCCTGCCTGGCTGTAGTGCCATTGGTGACAGCTTCAGGAATACAAGTGAACCGACTAcactggaggatcacagcg ATTAATGGTTTCTCATGGGCCAACTGTGATGCTGAGACTCTCCCTGGCAAAATAAAGACTCTTACTATTCTACCCGACCCCTTATTGATTCCCGGGGAAATTACAGTGACTACCATCCTTAATACAAGTGTACCGCTGACCGCTCCTGTCAAG ATCGTGGTCACTGCAGAGAAAGAAATCATGGGAGAGTGGCTGAAGATCCCCTGCATGGAAAATGTAGGAAGCTGCACCTATGATGATTTTTGTGATCTTCTGGATCAGTTAATTCAGCCGGGGCAGTCATGTCCGGAACCTCTGCACACGTATGGGCTACCTTGTCACTGTCCATTCCAAGAG GGTTCTTACTATCTTCCTGTCTCCATGTTTGAAGTTCCAAGTCTGTCGATCCCATCTTGGTTCTCTAAAGGCAATTATCGCGTAAAAGTTGTCGTCAGCCATGAAGGCCAAGAAATTGGTTGCGGCAAAATCACCTTTTCTCTGGCCGGTTCTTATCTCTGA